From Amphiura filiformis unplaced genomic scaffold, Afil_fr2py scaffold_187, whole genome shotgun sequence, a single genomic window includes:
- the LOC140145262 gene encoding uncharacterized protein gives MLKKSTPLTSIPTSGHGHGSCLSVAAAAAAAAATAAATAAASSTADLAGKKIQSGRELSFVLRASSDTLPTEVNLRRWKIQTSAVCCLCSQPNPTTFHVLNGCQEALQQGRFTWRHDCVLSSIVQFLKDNVQDGSTIYADIPGFQATSNPPSTVPPDISLTSARPDIVVINRNKNRVTLGELTVPHNSKQSMCNAKDRKANKPNYLTLIQELGEQFDNVQYVTIEVGSLGHTIQSDFHASLKYLCNANVSKQSLRVIMQDVCKTAITCSQSMFSRRKLSVWSSPPLSFYSHGKFTSRVYNPP, from the exons ATGTTaaaaaaatctacgccactaACAAGTATCCCCACAAGTGGCCATGGGCACGGTAGTTGCCTCAGTGTCGCTGCTGCCGCTGCTGCTGCCGCTGCTACTGCCGCTGCTACTGCTGCTGCCTCTTCTACCGCTGACCTCGCAG ggaaaaaaataCAGTCGGGTCGAGAACTATCTTTTGTGCTCCGTGCATCATCAGACACATTACCAACAGAGGTGAACCTTCGCAGGTGGAAGATCCAAACTTCAGCTGTTTGCTGCCTCTGTAGTCAACCCAACCCAACAACTTTTCATGTTCTGAATGGCTGCCAGGAAGCACTTCAACAGGGTAGATTCACCTGGAGACATGACTGTGTCTTGTCATCAATTGTTCAATTCTTGAAAGACAATGTCCAAGATGGCAGCACAATATATGCTGACATCCCTGGCTTCCAAGCAACTAGTAACCCTCCTTCCACGGTTCCTCCTGACATTTCGTTAACCTCGGCAAGACCGGACATTGTGGTCATCAATCGCAATAAGAATCGTGTGACTCTGGGAGAACTAACTGTTCCCCACAACTCTAAGCAAAGTATGTGCAATGCCAAGGACAGAAAAGCAAACAAGCCAAACTATCTGACTCTTATCCAAGAACTGGGTGAACAGTTTGATAATGTGCAATATGTGACCATTGAAGTTGGATCTCTTGGTCATACAATCCAAAGTGACTTCCATGCTAGTCTGAAGTATCTGTGTAATGCCAATGTCTCCAAGCAGTCTCTGAGAGTCATCATGCAAGATGTTTGCAAAACCGCCATCACCTGCTCGCAGTCAATGTTCAGTAGGCGCAAGTTGTCTGTCTGGTCTTCTCCACCTCTCTCCTTCTATTCCCATGGCAAGTTTACCTCTCGGGTTTACAACCCTCCATAA